Sequence from the Argentina anserina chromosome 7, drPotAnse1.1, whole genome shotgun sequence genome:
TCAGGTACCTTAATGAATAGTCATTGCATAAAGACTTTCAAGCTAATGTATATAGTTAACtcgcatgatatatatatacctaagaAATAGGTTAATGAGAAAAATAATCCTAATATATAGGtaaagaaaaagtaaaaatcaaatcaacttTTACTTGGGCAAATAAGATTAAACATTACTTCTAAAATAGAAAGTTTAGATtatccaaaaataaaatttattaaaatatttcaatTAGGAAAACTACATCAATATGACCATCATGATACATTTAATAAGAATTGTAAATAAAAAGGGACCAATTGAAAAATGGGAAAGATTTACAATTAAGGTATTTAATTATTACGTTATTTTTGGTAATTGGCTTATAGTTAATATATTTAAATTGTGGcaatttatgtaatttttcttaaaaCAAAACCTAATAGTTTGGactaattttcaaaattgtGGGAGTGGGTTTAGATTAGAATGAGGTTAGAAAATTGGGTGTATAATGAAATAtcccaaaaaaaattgaagcatAATTGTCATGAATGACAAtagatgtatatgtatatatatatatatatgtgtatgtgtgagagagagagagagattaggAGAATATCATAGACTCCAAGTTACCTAGCTAGTTAATTATTAGCTGAATTGAGCTTAATGATTAACTAAAACAGAGAAATGAAAGAAGCCATACAGTAGGCATTGACCTCAACTACGTACGTACCTAATCGATTCGATCACCTTTGTTGTGCATCGATCTGAAATAATATATAGTAGGAAAGCTGCCTCCATTCGCAGAAGCAAACATATATACTATATGATCGATCGGGAGGCGTTAGGAGTTGATTAGGTCGATCGTGACATGACTGACATCCTCCAGCCCTCGATCTCCATGTATACCAACTCCTTCCCCGTATTTGActcagtttatatatatatatatacatatatgcgCGCGCGCATGTGTGAGTCATCTTAATTCTAGAAGTACGTGATGTTGTTAGAAAAGAAATTTCAAATCAATACATAACAATTAGTGATAAGAGAGAATACCATGGTATAATAGTTAGACATGTCTAATATAAGGGCGGGGTTAGTTAGAAAAGAAATTGCAGGGCTAGCTTCCTAATGCTGTGTGTAAATAGAAatatataacagtatatatatgcatatatatatatatatatatatatatatatatatatttcagtcAGGACCCATTCTGATAGACCATCTACGAAGCTGAGTACAATTAACTGGATTAAGTCTATGTAGAATTGTAGATCACTGATTCCAGCTACTTCTTCTTGCTATGAAAATCGAGGTTCAAAGCTGGGTTACTTAACTTGCACGTACTTGAATTAACTTCAGAGATAATTTGCTAAGCTAATTTTTGCATGCAGTTTTGTCCGTTGTGCAGCAAGGTATGCTATACACACACTTgtgtgtggtgaaatatgagTTTGATAAAATGCACAATGAGTGTATAAAGTTTATTTTGTGGAAGAAAATGCTGCTGCATACCATACAACATCGTATAGCAAAATTCTCCGGTTATATACATATGACTCATATTTTGGTGAACCACCTACATCAAATCTTATGTGCCAAATGATGTGGCATAGCCATGTcatcaaattttaatttctagtCTTTATCTTATTTGCTCAATTAcaattttatgtttattttaattgaatttatcTTCGTCGTGTTTTCATTTGTGTACTTCTTCTCATCCTCATCCATCATCTCAAGTCTATGCTTGACTCACGATCTCTTCAATTAAAATCTTTCCAACTTCCTCTTCAACAAcaactctcttcttctccccaTCCTCCTTTTGAATTATCTCATCAACTCCTATGAATCTATTTCACTTCCCCTAAACCCTAATCCTAAATATGATATTTGTCAAGAAAAAAGTTCTGATTAGATTAATAGGAAGAACATCAGTGAATGATTATTGTGGGAAAAACGAAATTAGATGAGACAACGTTTTGATCAATCGAGAAGAGGGTTAATGCGTACATATAACAATTTCTATAAATCAAATTCGCTCTCTCCTTAACTCTAATTTCATACTCAAGAGGAAAAGAACTAATCCTCGCTTCTATCTATCATGCTTGTAAGGAAAACGAAATAGGAGAACGAAGGTGTTGATCAATTAATTAAAGAAGAGTTGAGAAGGTTGACAGCTGAGAAAGTTAAGTGCTGGAGATGAAAAAAAGGTTCACGAATACATTCCTCAGATAATATCATATATCATATACTACCAAAGAATATCTTGATTCTTGAAGACCACGTAATTTAGTCATTAGTCAGAATTCAAAACCAGTAAACAAGCTACTTGAACAAAGTAACAAACCCGTCAACTGGTAATTATAAAAGTTGAATGTACACTTGAACCAAAAAGACTTTGCTTAACGTATGGCAATTCCCGTTAGCTActgctatatatattatatgatCGAGTAGGTAATCTTTTTCAACTTTCCGAGAGTAAAGAAAACAAGGGACATCATATACTCGGATTGACCGAAACGAAGAGATTAGAGATGtttactttttctttttgaagggACAAGAAATTAGAGATGTTACGACTTAGGACCCCATTTGGACTAAAAGAGTTGAATCTAATGGTCTTTCCTTTTCTGATGAACAGATCTCTGATTCACACCGTAAGCATAACTTCTGGAAACTGGTTAATTATAATAGTTTTAGTCgatgaatttatttttcttttttcatgaAGAGTTTGTTGCTCCACTTCAAACATGTTATGTATGAATATGATCCTATTTTGAATTGATAGGATAGTTGCTGTATCATTAATTCGTGATAAGACTATTCGTAACCTATATCATGCTAAAAATCATCACCTAACAGACATGGGATAGGAAATGAAACTGTTGTAGTAATCAACCGAATTTATTAACagaagaattttttttcaaaaactcATAATAACACGAGCTAGAGGCTTTCACATTGAAGAAAAACTTGGTCTCGATACCATACTGATCCAAAGTCTAAACTACGTTGTGACAAGTAAAATAGTAGCCCCCATCGAAGAAGCAAAGAGAAACTTCCAAATCCGACCACAATCTCATTGAACGCATCCAGAAGACTATTATCTACAAGCCCCACAACTTCCACCAGATTTATTAAATTCCCATACAAACAGTACTAAAACCCAGAACCCAGGTACCTCTCAACTTCCCTCTGGTTATATTATAAGTTCAAATATTAGGATTCACTTCCAGTCATAGATTAGTTCACTCCATCTAGAAGCCATCACTGTCCAATCGTCCATCACACCAATTCAAAAGATATATAAATGAACTTAGGCTCTCATCTCTTTTAATGAACTCAAACATCTTCAAGAGCCACAACAAGTCCATCAAAGCTTTAGCGTTTGGCTTCCTTCAAATTCCTTCCCAAAATGGTTGCCCAATTAGATTTGCACGTTGCCCTAGAAGAAAACCCTGATCAGCAATTACAGAATCAACAAGATGATGATCCATATGAAGCAGAGGAGACACTCTCTCTTTGTGATCTTCCTATATACAGTGACTCTGCTCACAGGAACGAGTTCTCCAAAGAGTATCAGAGCTCTTCATTTGATCGAGATGAAGACAACTTCTTTGAGTTCTTCAGTGAAGAGTTCACAGCCTCAACATACGCATCTGAGAACAAAGACATAATTTTCTGTGGGAAGAAGCTCATTCCCTACATCAAAGAAGTGCCGCATGTtgcagaagagaagaaaacgatcaagaaaaacacaaaaacaagCAACAAAAGTTCAACCAAGAAATGGGGATTGTTTCGATGGAGAAGGTTTAGGAGATCAAAATCCAAGGTTGTCACTAAGTACTCCAAGCCGAGTCAAGTTAAAGATCGTAGAAGTAATAGTATTTCAGTCCCCACATCCAAAAGCTGCAAGTGTGATCCTTCACAATGGAAAGTGTCCGTTCTGCCTGGCAACCGATCAAAATCTAAGTGGCATTTGTTCTTGTTCGGAATAACAAAGTTTCCTACAGAGATGGAGCTGAGGGACATTAGGAGCCGGCAAAGCAGAAGGAATCCTTCGACCATGTTTGGGATTAAATGTGAAGCAAGTGATGAAATAATGGGAAAGAGTACCAAGGAAATTAGCAGTAACACTAGTAGTGTTAGTAGAGCTAAGGGATTGTGGGGTTTGTTGAGAGTTATGGGGTGTAGTAGTCAGCATCGAAACAGCCTTGTCCTTTAATTTGTAGAATTACAATTTTGGTAATACGAGGGTGAGGACCTCACTATTTAATTATCTTCTAGTTCTTTTTGatctcctatatatagtttaATTTTGGCATAAATACctatttgcaccccaaattttgttgaaattgtcaatttacactccgaacttgcatttgagtcaatttacctactaaacttggtaaaaattgccgatttacaccccgaacttgtatttgagtcaatttacctcctaaacttggtacaaattaccgatttgcaccctatccgttaaatttaactgtttctatccaattttgcgtcacatgtcatgcatttaaggggtagtattgtcattatatatttatatttttcttaaaaacaaataaaaatattctttaaaatgaggattattttgttaatcaaattatttatttacattttttttctacctacttaaccctactttgaattatatattcaatatactcacccattcaaatatagtgtgttgtgtataaatatatttttatatgtacacattgttggaggatgaacaaaacgagaataataacgacgtaatagaataaaacataaccgtttattgattgataatgaggtcaatatataggcattacataaccacaatcccgtatgattcagagtcctaatctattacagatatgcgaatctatctctaacagaaaacttaataaggctaagacacacacaatgatagaatagtaattctctcataacacacatttttatttttattttcaatgtatttatttatttatat
This genomic interval carries:
- the LOC126802595 gene encoding uncharacterized protein LOC126802595, translated to MVAQLDLHVALEENPDQQLQNQQDDDPYEAEETLSLCDLPIYSDSAHRNEFSKEYQSSSFDRDEDNFFEFFSEEFTASTYASENKDIIFCGKKLIPYIKEVPHVAEEKKTIKKNTKTSNKSSTKKWGLFRWRRFRRSKSKVVTKYSKPSQVKDRRSNSISVPTSKSCKCDPSQWKVSVLPGNRSKSKWHLFLFGITKFPTEMELRDIRSRQSRRNPSTMFGIKCEASDEIMGKSTKEISSNTSSVSRAKGLWGLLRVMGCSSQHRNSLVL